A region from the Streptosporangium sp. NBC_01756 genome encodes:
- a CDS encoding type I restriction endonuclease subunit R, with the protein MSDLEYDLVELPLIRQLTAMGWKHLEGAVHGAVIPTNSYASGRNDFDETILEDRLRDALDRINLDPDGRRWLDPARIDSAVNALTRIPSAGLLEANQKATELLINGTVVDGVPDWEGGKGRPVHFIDWKTPQNNEFTVVNQFRLDIPGTQGRPIIPDLVLFVNGIPLVVVECKEPRTSSLGKAVDQILDYAEQRRGVGSDGSVGDRTGNQRLFHTVQLTVVTSGEEAKLGTITARLEHYVPWRDPYPLTKEQLAEERGKTPAQLSRQEILTAAVLNPGRLLDIVHNYVTFMPTDQGKMIKAAPRYQQFRAVDRAVRRLRTGRTRARDGVHDRRGGIVWHTQGSGKSLTMTFLVRKLRSTGDLKNVKVVVVTDRTQLQGQLSETMTLSGEQVDVARSAARARTILGKHGPGVVFVMVQKNQDGGGRGGEGLAAGTPLGEVNADESIVVLIDEAHRSHTAALGANLREALPNAARIGFTGTPIMTKKGLRKTSVELFGAFIDKYRLKEAEEDGVIVPILYEGHTVKGAVRDGRDLDEVFEEDLDELTEEERDQLQRRYATKGQVSVAEQLIAAKAKHMLRHYVGKILPEGFKAQVVAADREATVRYREALIAARDELVQEIERLPEKILQTPSDELKPRQAYLVNAAARLDLLKRMEFVPVISVGDAHDESRYTEWTDPEKQAARIEGFTRSYDESPIGFVIVKSMLLTGFDAPIEQVMYLDRNLREAELLQAVARVNRTSDGKDFGYVVDYRGVAKNLLEALRIYARDDFDADDTEDVENAMKDPRSEIDKLDPQRDRLRMMFGDPEDIEGCVQRLEDAELRGRFNAALTRFLKTVNAVLPDPAAKPYLADAKRFTVIKITATRRYREDGGEFDPAAYGAKIRALIDEHVTSLGIEQKLPPIALTAPDFAEKVEALPGPRARASEMEHAIRHHITVHRAEDPTRYQLLSQRLEEVLGQLVTDWEEQVLALQELMTQMTDEQPENPFGLSKVESALYGTILAETATSADDAQNKRLADVARTLHRIAAATIHRTDFWSTGKQVDQEDFRRHIFRVLDDERVGPLDQLPKLASLLFDVIRSNRQYIPRD; encoded by the coding sequence ATGTCCGACCTGGAATACGACCTGGTGGAGCTGCCCCTCATCAGGCAGCTCACCGCGATGGGCTGGAAGCACCTGGAAGGCGCCGTGCACGGTGCGGTCATTCCGACGAACTCCTACGCCTCCGGGCGTAACGACTTCGACGAGACGATCCTCGAAGACCGGCTGCGGGACGCCCTCGACCGGATCAATCTCGACCCCGACGGCAGGCGGTGGCTGGACCCGGCCCGGATCGACAGCGCGGTCAACGCGCTCACCCGCATCCCCTCGGCCGGCCTCCTCGAAGCCAACCAGAAGGCCACCGAGCTGCTGATCAACGGCACGGTCGTGGACGGCGTGCCGGACTGGGAGGGCGGCAAGGGGCGCCCGGTCCACTTCATCGACTGGAAGACACCGCAGAACAACGAGTTCACCGTCGTCAACCAGTTTCGGCTGGACATCCCCGGCACGCAGGGCAGGCCGATCATCCCCGATCTGGTGCTGTTCGTGAACGGCATCCCGCTCGTCGTCGTGGAGTGCAAGGAGCCCCGGACCAGCAGTCTGGGCAAGGCCGTCGACCAGATCCTCGACTACGCCGAGCAGCGCCGGGGCGTCGGCAGCGACGGCAGCGTCGGCGACCGCACCGGCAACCAGCGGCTCTTCCACACCGTGCAGCTCACCGTGGTGACCAGCGGCGAGGAGGCCAAGCTGGGCACGATCACCGCCAGGCTGGAGCACTACGTGCCCTGGCGTGACCCGTACCCGCTGACGAAGGAGCAGCTCGCCGAGGAGCGCGGCAAGACCCCCGCCCAGCTCAGCCGGCAGGAGATCCTGACGGCGGCGGTGCTCAACCCCGGCAGGCTGCTCGACATCGTGCACAACTACGTGACGTTCATGCCCACCGACCAGGGAAAAATGATCAAGGCCGCCCCGCGCTACCAGCAGTTCCGGGCGGTGGACCGGGCGGTCCGGCGGCTGCGGACCGGCAGGACCCGGGCCCGGGACGGCGTGCACGACCGGCGCGGCGGGATCGTCTGGCACACCCAGGGCTCCGGCAAGAGCCTCACCATGACGTTCCTGGTCCGCAAGCTCCGCTCCACCGGCGACCTGAAGAACGTCAAGGTCGTCGTGGTCACCGACCGCACCCAGCTCCAGGGACAGCTCAGCGAGACCATGACCCTCAGCGGCGAGCAGGTCGACGTCGCCAGGAGTGCGGCCAGGGCCAGGACGATCCTTGGCAAACACGGACCCGGCGTGGTCTTCGTGATGGTCCAGAAGAACCAGGACGGTGGCGGCCGGGGCGGCGAGGGGCTGGCGGCGGGCACCCCGCTGGGCGAGGTGAACGCCGACGAGTCGATCGTCGTGCTGATCGACGAGGCGCACCGGTCGCACACCGCGGCGCTCGGCGCCAACCTGCGGGAGGCGCTGCCCAACGCGGCCAGGATCGGTTTCACCGGCACGCCCATCATGACGAAGAAGGGCCTGCGGAAGACCAGCGTGGAGCTGTTCGGCGCCTTCATCGACAAATACCGGCTCAAGGAGGCCGAGGAGGACGGCGTGATCGTGCCGATCCTCTACGAGGGGCACACGGTCAAGGGCGCGGTCCGCGACGGCCGGGACCTCGACGAGGTCTTCGAGGAGGACCTGGACGAGCTGACCGAGGAGGAGCGGGATCAGCTCCAGCGGCGCTACGCCACCAAGGGCCAGGTTTCGGTGGCCGAGCAGCTCATCGCGGCGAAGGCCAAGCACATGCTGCGGCACTACGTCGGCAAGATCCTGCCCGAGGGCTTCAAGGCGCAGGTCGTCGCCGCCGACCGGGAGGCGACCGTCCGCTACCGGGAGGCGCTCATCGCCGCCCGGGACGAGCTGGTCCAGGAGATCGAACGGCTGCCGGAGAAGATCCTCCAGACCCCGTCCGACGAGCTCAAGCCGCGCCAGGCCTACCTGGTGAACGCCGCCGCCCGCCTCGACCTGCTCAAGCGGATGGAGTTCGTTCCGGTCATCTCCGTCGGCGACGCCCACGACGAGAGCCGCTACACCGAGTGGACGGACCCGGAGAAGCAGGCCGCGCGGATCGAAGGCTTCACCCGGTCCTACGACGAGTCCCCCATCGGGTTCGTCATCGTGAAGTCGATGCTGCTGACCGGGTTCGACGCGCCGATCGAGCAGGTCATGTACCTGGACCGCAACCTGCGGGAGGCTGAGCTGCTGCAGGCCGTCGCCCGGGTCAACCGGACCTCCGACGGCAAGGACTTCGGCTATGTGGTCGACTACCGGGGCGTGGCCAAGAACCTCCTTGAGGCGCTGCGGATCTACGCCCGCGACGACTTCGACGCCGACGACACCGAGGACGTCGAGAACGCGATGAAGGACCCCCGGTCGGAGATCGACAAGCTGGACCCGCAGCGGGACCGGCTGCGCATGATGTTCGGCGACCCCGAGGACATCGAGGGCTGCGTGCAGCGGCTGGAGGACGCCGAACTGCGGGGCAGGTTCAACGCCGCGCTCACCCGGTTCCTCAAGACCGTCAACGCCGTCCTGCCGGACCCGGCGGCCAAGCCGTACCTCGCGGACGCCAAGCGGTTCACGGTGATCAAGATCACGGCGACCCGCCGTTACCGCGAGGACGGCGGCGAGTTCGACCCGGCCGCGTACGGCGCGAAGATCCGCGCGCTGATCGACGAGCACGTCACGTCGCTCGGCATCGAGCAGAAGCTCCCGCCGATCGCGCTCACCGCCCCCGACTTCGCGGAGAAGGTGGAGGCGTTGCCCGGTCCCCGGGCCAGGGCGTCGGAGATGGAGCACGCCATCCGGCACCACATCACCGTCCACCGCGCCGAGGACCCGACCCGCTACCAGCTGCTGAGCCAGCGTCTGGAGGAGGTCCTGGGGCAGCTCGTCACCGACTGGGAAGAGCAGGTCCTCGCGCTGCAGGAGCTGATGACCCAGATGACGGACGAGCAGCCGGAGAACCCGTTCGGGCTCAGCAAGGTGGAGAGCGCGCTGTACGGGACGATCCTCGCCGAGACCGCCACCTCCGCCGACGACGCGCAGAACAAGCGTCTCGCGGACGTCGCCAGGACCCTGCACCGGATCGCGGCCGCGACCATCCACCGCACCGACTTCTGGAGCACGGGCAAGCAGGTGGACCAGGAGGACTTCCGACGGCACATCTTCCGCGTCCTGGACGACGAGCGGGTCGGTCCGCTCGATCAGCTCCCCAAGCTCGCGAGCCTGCTCTTCGACGTGATCAGGAGCAACCGGCAGTACATCCCCAGGGACTGA
- a CDS encoding DUF1540 domain-containing protein, with the protein MDMPVINECRVDACAYNTEHTCHALAITIGNSSHAECETFFKVESKGGDPTANGHVGACRMADCHHNVQFECQAPGIVVGYTQSDVDCLTYAPA; encoded by the coding sequence ATGGACATGCCCGTCATCAATGAGTGTCGAGTCGATGCGTGCGCGTACAACACGGAACACACCTGCCACGCGCTGGCCATCACGATCGGCAACAGCTCTCACGCGGAGTGCGAGACCTTCTTCAAGGTCGAGTCGAAGGGTGGTGACCCGACCGCCAACGGCCACGTAGGCGCCTGCAGGATGGCCGACTGCCATCACAACGTGCAGTTCGAATGCCAGGCCCCGGGCATCGTCGTCGGCTACACGCAGAGCGACGTCGACTGCCTCACCTACGCACCCGCCTAG
- a CDS encoding glycoside hydrolase family 27 protein → MRKRTRALLTTTVLAMVAVTPAIPAQALENGVGRTPPMGWNSWNTFGCNINETLIRQTADAMVSNGMRDLGYQYVVVDDCWFDPNRDSAGNIQASPSRFPSGMKSLGDYLHARGLKFGLYQGPLDKTCAQYFNSYPGATGSLNHEAQDARQFAAWGVDYLKYDWCSPTGTIDDQVRTFAKMRDALAATGRPILYSINSNSIHSKTGPQRNWGDVANIWRTTEDITNAWDTGQSNGYPMGIQNIVNVTVPLASYAKPGQFNDPDMMEVGRGGMNDTEMRSHFALWAMMASPLIAGNDVRNMDNATSTIMKNQNLIAINQDPLGLQATQISNDGTRRILAKRLSNGDLAVALFNQGGSTTTISTTASAIGLSGSSFNLRDAWTNTVTTTTGAISASVPSHGTVVFRVSGGTINPTPTSRIQGVGSGRCLDVTGASQTNGTQVVIWDCNGQNNQQWTSTAAGELRVYGTKCLDVNNNGTADGTGVLIWDCNGQNNQKWRFNTDGTITAVGANKCLDVANNSTTNNARLQIWTCTGGTNQRWTRI, encoded by the coding sequence AACACGCGCGCTGCTGACCACCACGGTGTTGGCCATGGTGGCGGTCACCCCGGCCATTCCCGCGCAGGCGCTGGAGAACGGCGTGGGCCGAACCCCGCCGATGGGGTGGAACAGCTGGAACACCTTCGGCTGCAACATCAACGAGACGCTGATCCGGCAGACGGCCGACGCCATGGTCAGCAACGGCATGCGCGACCTGGGATACCAGTACGTCGTCGTCGACGACTGCTGGTTCGACCCCAACCGCGACTCCGCCGGGAACATCCAGGCCAGTCCGTCACGGTTCCCCAGCGGCATGAAGTCGCTCGGCGACTACCTGCACGCCAGGGGCCTGAAGTTCGGCCTCTACCAGGGGCCCCTCGACAAGACCTGCGCCCAGTACTTCAACTCCTACCCGGGCGCGACCGGCAGCCTCAACCACGAGGCCCAAGACGCCCGGCAGTTCGCGGCCTGGGGCGTCGACTATCTCAAGTACGACTGGTGCTCACCCACCGGCACCATCGACGACCAGGTGCGCACCTTCGCCAAGATGCGCGACGCGCTGGCGGCGACCGGGCGGCCGATCCTCTACAGCATCAACTCCAACAGCATCCATTCGAAGACCGGCCCGCAGCGGAACTGGGGCGACGTCGCCAACATCTGGCGCACGACCGAGGACATCACCAACGCCTGGGACACGGGCCAGAGCAACGGCTACCCGATGGGCATCCAGAACATCGTCAACGTCACCGTTCCGCTGGCCTCGTACGCCAAGCCCGGCCAATTCAACGATCCCGACATGATGGAAGTCGGCCGCGGCGGCATGAACGACACCGAGATGCGCAGTCACTTCGCGCTGTGGGCCATGATGGCCTCGCCCCTGATAGCCGGGAACGACGTCCGGAACATGGACAACGCGACCAGCACGATCATGAAGAATCAGAACCTGATCGCCATCAACCAGGACCCGCTCGGCCTCCAGGCCACCCAGATCAGCAACGACGGAACCCGCCGCATCCTGGCCAAACGGCTGAGCAACGGCGATCTCGCGGTCGCCCTGTTCAACCAGGGCGGCAGCACCACCACGATCAGCACCACCGCGTCCGCCATCGGCCTGTCCGGCAGCTCCTTCAACCTGCGTGACGCCTGGACGAACACCGTCACCACGACCACCGGCGCCATCTCGGCGAGCGTCCCGTCCCACGGCACCGTCGTGTTCCGGGTCAGCGGCGGCACGATCAATCCCACGCCCACATCTCGCATCCAGGGCGTGGGGTCGGGTCGGTGCCTGGACGTGACCGGCGCCTCCCAGACCAACGGCACCCAGGTGGTGATCTGGGACTGCAACGGCCAGAACAACCAGCAGTGGACCTCCACCGCCGCCGGTGAGCTGCGGGTCTACGGCACCAAGTGCCTGGACGTCAACAACAACGGCACCGCCGACGGAACCGGTGTCCTCATCTGGGACTGCAACGGCCAGAACAACCAGAAATGGCGCTTCAACACCGACGGCACCATCACCGCCGTCGGCGCGAACAAATGCCTGGACGTCGCCAACAACTCCACGACCAACAACGCCAGGCTCCAGATCTGGACATGCACCGGCGGCACCAACCAACGGTGGACCCGCATCTGA
- a CDS encoding HsdM family class I SAM-dependent methyltransferase: MRDDLTVNAADRDDVTVNAADIARLADVGRAAVSNWRKRFDDFPSPVGGTASSPAFSLVQVEQWLRRHDRYVEVPPLERIWQWLRAVGGDLRLGEVVGYTGAFLLYLQRDASGWKKLSRLGDDDMLRQLPAAVSRVVTELPGGLPRELEIVPALIRAIADVGAEQGPAETFDEICDRYVDVHSRRLLVTPPKVAELMVRLAGTAGATVMDPSCGIGTLLLASGAVRAFGQDVNGTAARLTAVRLLLHGTEAVIRRGDSMRADAFPGERVDAVVCNPPFNDRSWGYEELTSDPRWEYGLPPRGESELAWLQHCLAHVRPGGLVVIMMPGVAASRRAGRRVRGNLLRAGALRAVVTLSAGAAPASSGAPDLWVLRRPAPDEQPPSDVLMVNAGEDLAIAETAWRAYTEGAELPDVGRTMRIIDLLDEEIALTPSQRVGILSQSEPSAFTGVRKRAMTALAGLDIPALTPLAQRRDLPMTSVGELARAGVVTVHQGPLKMTVEEGALPVLTAKDLLLNRAPRGRTADGPELVFIESGDVVAPLIPRGDTAVRVMGEAGAVLGPQLLLFRVDPERLDPHFLAGCLRVTGEASTRLGSLARMDPRRAQLPRLSIDEQRTYGDVFRRLLAFEDTVHEVRRISEGLVRLGFDGLLDGTLQPG; encoded by the coding sequence ATGCGCGACGACCTCACGGTCAATGCCGCTGACCGCGACGACGTCACGGTCAACGCCGCCGACATCGCCCGGCTCGCGGACGTGGGCCGCGCCGCGGTGAGCAACTGGCGTAAGCGTTTCGACGACTTCCCGTCCCCGGTGGGCGGTACGGCCAGCAGCCCGGCGTTCTCCCTGGTCCAGGTCGAGCAGTGGTTGCGCCGCCACGACAGATACGTCGAGGTGCCGCCACTGGAACGGATCTGGCAGTGGCTCCGGGCCGTGGGCGGCGACCTCCGTCTCGGTGAGGTCGTCGGTTATACGGGCGCGTTCCTCCTCTACCTCCAGCGGGACGCCTCAGGCTGGAAGAAGCTGTCCCGTCTCGGCGACGACGACATGCTCAGGCAGTTACCGGCCGCCGTCTCCCGGGTGGTGACGGAGCTGCCCGGCGGGCTGCCGCGTGAGCTGGAGATCGTCCCCGCGCTGATCCGCGCGATCGCGGACGTCGGAGCGGAGCAGGGGCCTGCTGAGACCTTCGACGAGATCTGCGACCGCTACGTCGACGTACACTCGCGGCGGCTGCTCGTCACCCCGCCGAAGGTGGCCGAGCTGATGGTCAGGCTGGCCGGAACGGCCGGCGCGACCGTCATGGACCCGTCCTGCGGCATCGGCACGCTGCTGCTGGCGTCGGGAGCCGTCCGGGCCTTCGGCCAGGATGTCAACGGAACGGCGGCCCGGCTGACCGCGGTCCGGCTGCTGCTGCACGGCACCGAGGCCGTCATCCGGAGGGGCGACTCGATGAGAGCCGACGCCTTCCCCGGGGAGCGGGTGGACGCGGTCGTGTGCAACCCCCCGTTCAACGACCGGAGCTGGGGATACGAGGAGCTGACCAGCGACCCACGCTGGGAGTACGGGCTGCCGCCACGCGGTGAGTCCGAGCTGGCCTGGCTCCAGCACTGCCTCGCCCACGTCCGGCCCGGCGGGCTCGTCGTCATCATGATGCCGGGCGTCGCGGCCAGCCGCCGGGCCGGGCGACGGGTCCGCGGCAACCTGCTCCGCGCCGGGGCGTTACGGGCTGTCGTGACGCTCTCCGCGGGTGCCGCGCCCGCGTCCAGCGGTGCGCCCGACCTGTGGGTGCTCCGTCGTCCCGCCCCTGATGAGCAGCCCCCCTCCGATGTGCTGATGGTCAACGCGGGGGAGGATCTCGCGATCGCCGAAACCGCGTGGCGGGCCTACACCGAGGGTGCGGAGCTGCCCGACGTCGGCCGGACCATGCGGATCATCGACCTGCTCGACGAAGAGATCGCTCTCACCCCTTCGCAGCGGGTGGGCATTCTGAGCCAGTCGGAGCCGTCGGCGTTCACCGGGGTCCGGAAGCGTGCGATGACGGCTCTCGCCGGGCTGGACATCCCCGCGTTGACCCCGTTGGCGCAGCGGCGGGACCTGCCGATGACCAGCGTCGGGGAACTGGCCAGAGCCGGAGTGGTGACCGTCCACCAGGGACCGCTCAAGATGACCGTCGAAGAGGGCGCCCTCCCGGTCCTGACCGCCAAGGACCTGCTGCTCAACCGCGCTCCCCGCGGTCGCACAGCGGACGGACCGGAATTGGTCTTCATCGAGTCCGGGGACGTCGTCGCCCCGCTCATTCCTCGCGGTGACACGGCCGTCCGGGTGATGGGGGAGGCCGGAGCCGTACTCGGTCCCCAGCTTCTGCTGTTCCGGGTGGATCCCGAGCGGCTCGACCCCCATTTCCTGGCCGGCTGTCTCAGGGTCACGGGAGAGGCGAGCACACGCCTGGGGTCCTTGGCCAGGATGGACCCCCGGAGGGCTCAGCTTCCGCGCCTGTCCATCGACGAACAGCGCACGTACGGCGACGTGTTCCGGAGGCTTCTCGCCTTTGAGGACACCGTCCACGAGGTCAGAAGGATCAGCGAAGGCCTGGTACGGCTCGGCTTCGACGGCCTCCTCGATGGCACCCTTCAACCCGGCTAG
- a CDS encoding M48 family metallopeptidase → MSDFPGVLNVGDLDVNVSVSPRRRSVRLTVERDASISAIVPPQVSRDELVKMVEAKRSWLYGKLAERRELGEFRSDRQYVSGEGFSYLGRSYRLRIVDPPAEVRLVRGRLELGRGGGAGELVRWYSRVGEAWLRRRIKPWALRLGVDVADLRVLQLGYRWGSCSPSGTVNIHWATMQLPPTLIDYVLVHELAHLLRHDHSTEFWRLVERAMPDYEDCRERLRRLGPDLWLPAEGR, encoded by the coding sequence GTGAGTGATTTTCCGGGTGTCCTAAATGTCGGTGATCTCGACGTCAACGTGTCGGTGAGCCCACGCCGCAGGAGTGTGCGGCTCACCGTCGAACGGGACGCCTCGATCAGTGCGATCGTCCCACCTCAGGTATCCCGTGACGAGCTGGTCAAGATGGTCGAGGCGAAGCGGTCCTGGCTGTACGGCAAGCTCGCCGAACGGCGCGAGCTGGGGGAGTTTCGGTCAGACCGGCAGTATGTCTCCGGTGAGGGCTTCTCCTATCTCGGCAGGTCCTACCGGCTGCGGATCGTCGATCCGCCGGCCGAGGTCCGGCTCGTCCGCGGGCGTTTGGAGCTCGGCCGGGGCGGCGGGGCCGGCGAGCTGGTCCGGTGGTACAGCAGGGTCGGCGAGGCATGGCTGAGACGGCGGATCAAGCCGTGGGCCCTGCGTCTCGGAGTCGACGTGGCCGACCTGCGGGTCCTGCAGCTGGGGTATCGCTGGGGGTCGTGCTCCCCCTCGGGAACGGTCAACATTCACTGGGCGACGATGCAGCTGCCGCCCACGCTGATCGACTACGTCCTGGTCCACGAGCTGGCTCATCTGCTGCGTCACGATCACAGCACGGAGTTCTGGCGGCTGGTCGAGCGGGCGATGCCCGACTACGAGGACTGCCGCGAGCGTCTGCGCCGTCTCGGCCCGGACCTGTGGCTTCCGGCGGAAGGACGATGA
- a CDS encoding serine/threonine-protein kinase — translation MTERTVILDRYELDEVHLGRGGMGEVWGGYDKRLDRRVAVKFILFPDGVPDPESERRFLHEAMIMAQLDHPGAPAVHDAGTFDDPRRGRRLFMVMQFVEGATLDHLIDEQGPLPIGWVAAIGAQVAAVLSAAHGRSILHRDLKPSNITLCPDGTLKVLDFGLAMLHDPELSRLSRTGQTLGTASYMPPEQVRAGTLAPQSDLYALGCILHELLTGRRLFTGPTEFSVYEQQVYTAPLPVRRLRSDVPPELDEVILSLLAKRVEDRPPDAATVHDRLLPYVTGVGQLPGFTVRGPSPLRMYAHAVSRILTGVTATGAAPVVPVVSRSSGDADFSRGDIERARREAMSLARDSRYSQAVEVLAAVAAPADRVLGAEDPDVLNLRGQLANVLFEAGDHRRAAPAFHQLAVDMAKRYQADDERVFQCRMQEAVCHAHLGDSGLALRLMSGLLADELHAYPVDDPRTLELRRQIGELEKSAGDVEAAGRTLTELLDDLSRLYGSEHPATVRVRDSLTRLAP, via the coding sequence GTGACTGAGCGCACCGTCATCCTTGACCGGTACGAACTGGACGAGGTGCATCTCGGCAGGGGAGGGATGGGAGAGGTCTGGGGAGGCTACGACAAGCGTCTGGACCGGCGCGTCGCGGTGAAGTTCATCCTTTTCCCTGACGGCGTCCCCGACCCGGAGTCGGAGCGGAGGTTCCTCCATGAAGCGATGATCATGGCGCAGCTGGATCATCCCGGGGCGCCCGCGGTCCACGACGCGGGGACGTTCGACGATCCCCGGCGCGGGCGGCGGCTGTTCATGGTGATGCAGTTCGTCGAGGGAGCCACGCTCGACCACCTCATCGACGAGCAGGGCCCCCTCCCCATCGGCTGGGTCGCCGCGATCGGGGCTCAGGTCGCGGCGGTGCTGAGCGCCGCCCACGGGCGGTCGATCCTGCACCGGGACCTGAAGCCCTCCAACATCACACTCTGTCCGGACGGCACGCTCAAGGTGCTCGATTTCGGCCTTGCCATGCTCCACGACCCGGAGCTGTCCCGGCTCAGCCGGACCGGCCAGACCCTGGGTACCGCGTCGTACATGCCGCCCGAGCAGGTCCGCGCCGGGACGCTCGCGCCGCAGAGTGACCTGTACGCCCTCGGATGCATCCTGCACGAACTGCTCACCGGCCGCAGACTGTTCACCGGTCCCACCGAGTTCAGTGTGTACGAGCAGCAGGTCTACACCGCACCCCTTCCCGTGCGGCGGCTGCGGTCCGACGTGCCGCCCGAGCTGGATGAGGTCATCCTGTCGCTGCTGGCCAAGCGCGTCGAGGACAGGCCGCCGGACGCCGCCACGGTCCACGACCGGCTGCTCCCTTACGTGACGGGTGTAGGACAGCTGCCGGGGTTCACCGTGCGCGGGCCCAGCCCGCTGCGGATGTACGCCCATGCGGTCAGCCGGATCCTCACCGGCGTCACCGCCACCGGGGCCGCGCCCGTCGTCCCCGTGGTCTCCCGGTCTTCAGGCGACGCCGACTTCAGCAGGGGTGACATCGAGCGGGCACGTCGCGAGGCGATGTCACTCGCGCGAGACTCCCGCTACAGCCAGGCCGTCGAGGTGCTGGCCGCCGTCGCCGCGCCCGCGGATCGAGTCCTCGGTGCGGAGGATCCCGATGTGCTCAACCTTCGCGGGCAGCTCGCCAATGTGCTCTTCGAGGCCGGCGACCACCGTCGCGCCGCCCCTGCTTTCCATCAGCTCGCCGTGGACATGGCGAAGCGGTATCAGGCCGACGACGAACGGGTCTTCCAGTGCCGTATGCAGGAGGCTGTCTGCCATGCACATCTGGGAGACAGCGGCTTGGCGCTCCGCCTGATGAGCGGCCTGCTCGCCGACGAGTTGCACGCCTATCCGGTGGACGACCCACGGACTCTGGAGCTGCGCCGGCAGATCGGCGAGCTGGAGAAGAGCGCGGGCGACGTCGAAGCCGCCGGCCGTACGCTCACCGAACTGCTCGACGATCTCAGCCGCCTGTACGGCTCGGAGCACCCGGCAACGGTCAGGGTCCGTGACAGCCTGACTCGCCTGGCTCCTTGA
- a CDS encoding protein kinase family protein, translated as MPDPDSRYAARLAAYGAVSTWLSLLSDRRLGQVVAEATALGSGIGGRSAEMDISGRRVFIKRIPLTGIELRPENVRSTANLFELPLFYQYGVGSAGFGGWRELAVHTMTTNWVLGREYEGFPLMYHWRVLPDFPPEGFIDEFGGIDGAVAHWEGSSAVRERLEAVGRSTSSLVLFLEHVPQTLAAWLADSRKAAPRSGEGSPYPWVEEALARGTAFMSSRGLVHFDAHFANVLTDGRLLYFADFGLALSAGFELTAAEAAFLSEHLDYDHCYTTAHLLRHHLLDDLRGDMDHQAFLREWVAGRQPCEVPPATAAIIDRHASAAIVLNEFHHHLVKKSKRTPFPAAEIKHARQAT; from the coding sequence ATGCCCGACCCGGACTCGCGGTATGCCGCGCGCCTGGCCGCCTACGGAGCGGTCTCCACCTGGCTGTCGCTGCTGAGCGACCGCCGACTCGGCCAAGTCGTGGCGGAAGCCACCGCGCTCGGGTCCGGCATCGGCGGCAGGTCGGCGGAGATGGACATCAGCGGGAGGCGGGTCTTCATCAAACGGATCCCGCTGACCGGCATCGAGCTGCGGCCGGAGAACGTGCGCTCGACGGCGAACCTGTTCGAGCTGCCGCTGTTCTACCAGTACGGGGTGGGCTCGGCCGGGTTCGGAGGCTGGCGTGAGCTGGCCGTACACACCATGACCACCAACTGGGTCCTCGGACGGGAGTACGAGGGCTTTCCGCTGATGTACCACTGGCGGGTGCTGCCCGACTTCCCACCCGAGGGGTTCATCGACGAGTTCGGCGGCATCGATGGGGCGGTCGCGCACTGGGAGGGCTCGTCTGCCGTCCGTGAACGCCTGGAGGCCGTCGGCCGCTCAACATCCAGCCTGGTGCTCTTCTTGGAACATGTGCCGCAGACTCTCGCCGCCTGGCTGGCCGACTCGCGGAAGGCCGCGCCGCGCAGCGGAGAAGGCTCGCCGTACCCCTGGGTGGAGGAAGCCCTGGCGCGCGGAACCGCTTTCATGAGCTCTCGCGGGCTCGTCCACTTCGACGCCCATTTCGCCAACGTCCTGACCGACGGCCGACTGCTCTACTTCGCCGACTTCGGGCTCGCCCTGAGCGCCGGCTTCGAGCTCACCGCGGCCGAGGCCGCGTTCCTGTCCGAGCATCTCGACTACGACCACTGCTACACCACGGCCCATTTGCTGCGTCACCATCTGCTCGACGACCTGCGCGGCGACATGGACCACCAGGCGTTCCTGCGGGAATGGGTCGCGGGACGACAGCCCTGTGAGGTCCCGCCCGCGACTGCCGCGATCATCGACCGGCACGCCTCGGCGGCCATCGTCTTGAACGAGTTCCACCACCACCTGGTCAAGAAGAGCAAGCGGACGCCGTTTCCAGCCGCCGAGATCAAGCACGCCAGACAAGCCACCTGA